The nucleotide window TTACTTTCCACTTTGTTTGTTGCAGAGAATTATTTTGACTTTTAATCATAATGAAATATCCCTCTCATCTCAGAGTTTCCCCTCACATGAAAAGGgcacacattaaaaacacacataagGGAGAGAAAGCTGCcttgtacagaaagagagaaaacatttttacaaattcAAAGTTACTGTTATCACATGATTTTATTGATGCCTGGTGGGAAATGTAGCTGTTACAGCAAAATACAGACAAAGTTAGTAAGTAAAGCAATAAAATCACTGCTGAGATATACAATGTTCCAATGTGGTATTGTAGGTTATGAATGTCAGGTTAAACTGCACAAGATTATAAtttgtctgttttgttcttATAACATGGATATGACTGAAACAGAGATAAAGACTGGTGCATTGAAAAGGACTGAATATTGCTATTAGCTAGCCAGCAAGCACATGCAGCAATCCCTCTCTCCCAACCATTTGTAAAACTGGGACTACAGCTGAAACGGTTTAGAAGGGAAACGGATCAGAAAAAAATTTACCTGACCACCTGCAAATCCTGACTTCAAACGGGGCCTTATACAACCCAAGCTCTGTAAATTAAACTAGCTGGGTGGTTAGCTATATCTCAGGTATCCTGTCAAAGTACATCTGCTATATGGGACGTAAAAATTAATAGCTCACTCAGATGTATCCttacaataaacacaaacattaaagTGCAATTTGCAGTGCCATTTGAAAGGTTTTCTCCAAATTAATTTGTGTGTCTCAACAGAAAACACTGTACTGAGATGACTTAAGTCAATAATTCTTTGATTCAAATTATAATTCAAGGCTTCAGTCTTCTAGTTCAAGCTAGATCTGCGCATGAATCTTGCTTCTTgggaaaataatgttttatattaaatgttaGTCCCGTGTTATCCATGCAGCCATTTGACAAACTGTTTGATTCTCAAATGACCCTCAGTATTAATGTGGCTTCTAACTTTATTAGCCAGCATTTTTAACTGAGCAAAAAAGGCAGTGCAATGCAGTCTCAGTCAGTGCTGAAACTATAGCATGAATTTAACAGCAATGGTGGCAGTGGCATTGCAATGGTATTGCTGATAGAAGAagtactcattcattcattcatttttttgtaactgctttatcctgttAGGGATtgcagtgggtcctgagcctattTGGAAACACTGGACACAGCATAGAAACCTATGTTTCTATGCACACCCTGCACAGGGAACCACTCTATCAAGATCAGTGTTCAGAATAATAATGCGATATATCATGAACAGCTCTCGGTGTTTCATGTTTAATATAGCCTTGGCTATATCGAGATTTTTGTATATGCATTTACGTATGAGGAATGTCTGAGAGAGCAGAGATGGTCATTTTGTATTGTGATGCTTACATGATGCATATGATGTTCCCTGCCCTGAACCTAACCCTGGCGCTCTAAACTTGCAGACAAATGAAGCAGCCCTATAGCTCTTATTTCGTgtgatttcattttttttttttctggactaGTTCCTTTAACGAACAGCTTATTTCACGCAGGAAACTACCAATTTCCCTCAGTTCGTTTGTTACACTTGTGACTAAATCGGTAATGTTTTCCTGGCGTCCACCCTGATGCTGCTCTGCATCTCGATCACAGGATGCAGCAGAGGTGTGTTCACAGCCAGATGCCGTGGATACATCTATACCATTAGGATTGGCATCATCTTCCCCTTTTCCACCTGATGTATGCACATCCAAGAAATCAAAGTCCCCTGTATAAAAAAAGAGGAACAGCACTGCATAACCTGAACTGCTTTCTGTTCAGGATATTTATTTGGACAATTCTTTAGAAAATACAAGTCAATGACTCACTGTCGCCTAAATGCAAGGGGACTCCACCTCCCACGCCACACAAAATGCCAGGTTTTCTCCAATAATTGATATTCCAATACCTTCGACATTCATGTCAGCAATCAAccatttctttattttggaTATAGTGCCTTAATGAACCAATCACACTGCTACTGACAGACTCTGTTGTTCATCTGGATAATTCAAAAAGGTATAACTCCAGATATTGGGCAAAAGTCTTGTTCATGAATACTCAGTTTCATTGTGGTAGGGATAAAAAAGGCAATCTGTGCATACATATACCAGTTTATAAATGTCAATTATGTATATCGATATTGTCTAATTAAAAgcatgcatctccaaaacagcaacTTTACCTTCTTAAGTGTCTATGGAAATCAagataaaaagattttattcaaagtacatttggagcatttctaatgGTCTATTCATGAaactttcacacaatgtgaagaacagctactgtgttcaaatgatgtcgtaaacaaaaatggacaaaaacagatataaatttTTGAATTGGACATTGGTTTCCAAACTTTGTGTTTGCCATGCTGTAGTGCTAAAATTATGCATGGTTTTAAACAATACCCCTGGCTCTTCTGATCCATATTAGTGCCTCAAGTGCATTAGTGTGTCCAACTGTGACTCCACTGCCTGTCAAACCTTTTGGACATGCAATGACATTCATGTAAAATATATCTGACATTACCTTAAAATTATTTCAACCGCTGTAAATCAGTGAAAGGCAGACATAAACAGTACGAACGAAACAATCTCCTGTTGCTCTTACAAGTTCATTAAGGAACAACTTCATGTAAACTCTACAGAACTCTAGGGTACAGAAACTAGCCAATCCAGCTCCAGACTTGATTTCGAATCAAATGAGTTTGGATGGCAACAATCTAACatcaagaaaaatacaaaaaaggacCAAGAAAGAGTTACACACCTTTGCCAGCATCTTTCCCTTTCCCTTTAATGTCATTGTCGGGGTTCAAAGCATCAGCAAGGTCCAAGTCATCTATAACACAAGAGGAAAACATTATGTATTATACATACTGTTTGCTGTGTTAGAAAACATGTAAAATGAGTAGTGAAAGGAACTCATTTAGGACTTCATGAGGAAAATGTGTCATGTTTTGTACCCTGCTTCGTGTGttactgctttttatttttttgtttgtctttcaTGTGCTAAAGAAGCACATGgtggctgtttttgttttgtcctaGTCTCCACCCTAGTCCCTGCCATCTCATTATccttcccaggtgttccttgtctgtgtccTATgctgttgtgtatatataccccCTTGTtctcagtgctcccttgtctggtaTTGTGCATAGATGTCTGCTTCTATGTATGTTTTGTGTTTGCTCGCGTCAGTTCATggttttttcttattttgttcTGTTAAGTATAGTCCAGCTCATGTTTACtttcattgtgtttttatttctgtttgtgttaaATACATCTATTTCCACCTCTGTGTTATGGAATTAGATCTGTGTCAACAGTTTTTAAAGTAACTGTTCAAACATGGAGTATTCGTCAACAGACAAAAAATTACTTATTTTCCAACAAGCCTCTTCTGACACACTTTCTTCATCTGGCTATATGCTCTGGGAACAAGCTTTGTGACTTGTAATTAGCTGATTTAACTTCTTAATGTGGAATAAGATAAATAAGAGGCACATTGCTGCCTCAAAAACTCCccaatttaatgtggaatggaatggtcaaataaataaaaggtgtGCAATTTCCTTCAGGATAAATGAGCAGTTATATCTTAAAAAGCTAAAAGCTCAGAAAGTAAAAAGTCTAGTTGGACCAGTATGAATTTGTTGCGGGTGGTATAGTGCCGCAGCGGGTAGTGTCattatcacacagctccaggagcctggaggttgtgggttcgagtcccactccgggtgacagtttggtgtgttctccctgtgtccgtgtgggtttcctcccacagttaaaaaacacacattggtaggtggattggtgactcaaaagtgtgagtgtatgtatgagtttgtgtgttgccctgtgaaggactggcgctccttccagggtgtgttcctgccttgcgcccaatgatctggacccaccacgaccctgaacttgattagtgcttacagataatgaatgaatgaatttgttgaTCTTTTTTACTGTAATCAGTCAGATACATATTTTGTTGTAAGACATTTATTAAGCCGATTATTATCAAGACAAGAAAATGGAACCTCGGTAGCTTTTTTGAACAGcggcaaagcagaatctgttATAATCAAAAGGattttgcaaatactgtattagattttaaaaatttaTTGTGCCATTTTAAATCGTTCATTAAATACAATGAGAACTGAAAGCATTTTAATTGGTCTGAGATGTCTAAAAGACAGTCTCATCCTCATTACCATCTTTAACTTATATGTCCAGTATTAATGTCATATAATTAAATGTTCAAACACATTTGCTGTCATTGTTTTACTGTTATCCTGTGTTTAATATATAGACTAGTTTGCTTATCCAGGTCTTACACTCCTGTTGGTTTTactgttaattcattcattcattcattatctgtaaccgcttatccagttcagggtcgcggtgggtccagagcctacctgaaatcattgggcactggagggggcgccagtccttgttttattgttaatcttttatgaaattatctaatgtggtttttaaaagtctatcaactttattgtcatcaGAGATGTGTGGAGGTAGTTTCAGCACTGACACATTGCTCTATGTGCCGccacaaaacacaaaaccctGTAGAAAGGACTGTTACTCTATTGGCTGCAGCACAAAATGATGAACAGCTGAACCTGGCTTCTGATTGGCTTAATAAGGAGCTGTGGAGTATCTGCCTCTCCCTCCAGCTGAGGGAAACCAGcgtatttctgtctgtctcagtcaGAACCTCAAACATTTGGAACAAAACGTTTCCCATATTGGTTCAATATGGAACACGTATTTTAGTAAATACAGTACGATCCCTTATTTTATGGGACAGTTGGCAACCCTAGTTTGTGCTCTTATATGGTGCATTTTATGTAGAGAATTTGCATCTAGCaatgttctgtatttttgaTTTATTATCTATAATGTGCACTTTGTAGGTTGTATGGAGTATACTGAGTGACACAGAAGGAGAAcgctgtttattcattcattttaacatttaaatgagtACTAAATGTGCTGTGCAAAGTGTAGTGATTCAGAGCTAATACAAACAACAATTTATCTGTTAAAAAGTAGTATCACTTTCTAGTAATTACCTCCCCCTCCTACTTTTTCAGAtggtttttttggtttgtagtCAGTATCTAAGGGAAAGAACACAGTTTATGTCAATGGTAGCCAGAGTATAAGCTTTGGATCATTGGAGTTTTTGTCTGActattctcatttaaaaatgtttatgcaAAAATCTTTTGCAGCATGAATGTCAGCTTGCTGTGCTACGTTTCACTTACCTAACAAGTCATCATCAGTCAGATCGAAACCTAAACGTCAGAAGAAAATATGTTCAAGATAAagcatgaatgaataatcacaaATAGCCAGAATGATAATAACAATGtgtaaatgtgcaatataaAATCAACCCAAACAATAATACAAGTAGACCAATAGCCTAATGTAGCAGTCTATCAGGTTTTTATTGCTGTATCTTTTTCAAACTTCTTTTGCCTCACAACCCGTATATATGTGGCGTCCAGTGTCATGGAATGTTTCCAAAGCACCACACAAGCCATAATGCTTCTGTTGTGAAATTGGCTGTGAGTTGTTGTTCATGTGGTAGTATATGGAGGAATAATGTGTCAGTGCCAGAATGCAGAAAATATACCACTGGTGAATACACATGCTGTGCATGTAAAGGGCCCATACCCTTCAATTTTCTTTCCCCTATGGTTCATATATGTTTTAATTTACCAAAAAGAGTTGTGCTTTACTTTCACATGAGCATATCTCTTTAATGTAAAGTGGTTTGCgtttgtattaaattaaaaataagtcCAGGGTCCACTGGACTGATATACTGTTTCAATGTag belongs to Hoplias malabaricus isolate fHopMal1 chromosome 9, fHopMal1.hap1, whole genome shotgun sequence and includes:
- the cd99l2 gene encoding CD99 antigen-like protein 2 isoform X3, with the protein product MTRTVSSHCRLCCSGFQSQSIPYWAHNQFIPQLRRCETVSVEAMRCLSAWTFLALLSVLAVKGLAQDLDLSDALEGDRPTTPEPKPKEPAGGAGPKGDESHSDLITPTVRPSVRPVQSSAPHHKDKAGFDLTDDDLLDTDYKPKKPSEKVGGGDDLDLADALNPDNDIKGKGKDAGKGDFDFLDVHTSGGKGEDDANPNGIDVSTASGCEHTSAASCDRDAEQHQGGRQENITDLVTSVTNELREIGSFLREISCSLKELVQKKKK